A single genomic interval of Lucilia cuprina isolate Lc7/37 chromosome 2, ASM2204524v1, whole genome shotgun sequence harbors:
- the LOC124420962 gene encoding keratin-associated protein 19-2-like, with protein MMRRRYGYAGYPGYNGYTGGYGGYAGYGGYGGYGAYTGGYNSYPYNSYYRGAYPYARLGYGGYGSYAGYGSYPSSYYSSNYGSSIIGGGLGALGTPGYVPPVAGAAGYHN; from the exons ATGATGAGAAGAAGAT ATGGTTATGCTGGCTATCCTGGCTATAACGGTTATACTGGAGGCTATGGCGGTTATGCTGGTTATGGCGGATATGGTGGTTATGGCGCTTATACTGGTGGCTATAATTCATATCCTTACAACTCTTACTATCGTGGTGCTTATCCTTATGCTCGTCTTGGTTATGGAGGTTATGGCAGTTACGCCGGCTATGGTAGTTATCCATCAAGCTATTATTCCAGCAATTATGGTAGTAGCATTATTGGTGGTGGTTTGGGAGCTTTGGGTACACCCGGTTATGTTCCACCCGTTGCTGGAGCTGCCGGTTATcataattaa